One genomic window of bacterium includes the following:
- a CDS encoding 6-bladed beta-propeller codes for NVFVADHNDRVQYFTASGSFLGKLGTSGSGNGQFNSPADVAFSAKDARLYVADYNNHRIQYFVDEEQFAVSPTSLGRVKALFR; via the coding sequence CAACGTCTTCGTAGCCGACCACAACGACCGCGTCCAATATTTCACCGCGAGCGGCTCGTTCTTAGGTAAATTGGGAACGTCGGGGTCGGGCAACGGCCAATTCAATAGCCCCGCCGACGTGGCCTTTTCAGCGAAGGACGCCCGCCTTTACGTCGCGGACTACAATAACCACCGCATCCAATATTTCGTGGACGAAGAGCAGTTCGCCGTCTCGCCCACGTCGCTGGGCCGCGTGAAGGCGTTGTTCCGGTAG